From Companilactobacillus heilongjiangensis, one genomic window encodes:
- the parC gene encoding DNA topoisomerase IV subunit A → MTENSPKIQDISLEKIMGDRFARYSKSIIQERALPDIRDGLKPVQRRILYSMFLDGNTYDKGFRKSAKGVGNVMGNFHPHGDSSIYEAMVRLSQDWKLRNPLIEMHGNNGSMDGDPPAAMRYTEARLSKISGEMLRDINKETVDEEWNFDDTEKEPKVLPARFPNLLVNGATGISAGYATEIPPHNLGEVIDATIKMIDKPDVTLEELMQIVKGPDFPTGGILQGKDGIRDAYRTGRGKVYLRSKTNIQELRGHKSQIVITEIPYEVNKALLVKKMDEMRVLKRVDGIAEVRDESDRQGLSIVVELKRDVDANGILNYLFKNTDLQISYNFNMVAIADMRPQQVGLVQILKEYIKHQEDVVLRRSQFDMAKAKKRLHIVEGLIKALSILDKVIKTIRGSKNKSDAKNNLVKEYQFTEEQAEAIVSLQLYRLTNTDVTDLQKEDKGLRSQITSLNKIIDDHATLMKVIKKEIKEVRDNYADNRRTKIEDKVQEIEVDTRVMVASEDVRLLVSHDGYVKRSSLRSYQASTGDNNGLKDEDYPIIDQNVNTLDHLFIFTDKGNLIYRQIFEIEDSRWKDMGSHLSQEIGLDADESILKAFVFKDLKETGNFLAATAENYIKQVAFSDLLPGRTYKSRASKYCKLKSADARVMNVYYVPKDASNLIYVFTKHSYASAFPITEVPVVSGKAIGVKFVSLKDDDEIAGYFMATDENDKIAVLTQRGSYKQMKLSEIPVTSRARRGVLTLRELKRQPHRIMLVTNISNEMDISIITDTNKEIEIDRASHQSTDRYSNGSFIMDPATDGNPVRFVKEIEEK, encoded by the coding sequence GTGACTGAAAATTCTCCTAAAATTCAAGATATCTCGCTCGAAAAAATCATGGGAGATCGATTTGCGAGATATTCAAAATCAATTATTCAAGAGCGAGCTTTACCAGACATTCGTGATGGTTTAAAACCGGTTCAACGAAGAATTTTGTATTCAATGTTTTTGGATGGCAATACTTATGACAAAGGCTTTAGAAAGTCTGCCAAAGGTGTTGGTAACGTCATGGGTAATTTCCATCCCCATGGTGATTCATCAATTTATGAAGCTATGGTTCGTTTGTCGCAAGACTGGAAGTTACGTAATCCCTTAATTGAAATGCACGGTAACAACGGTTCAATGGATGGTGATCCACCTGCTGCTATGCGTTATACCGAAGCACGTTTAAGTAAGATTTCTGGTGAAATGTTACGTGATATCAACAAAGAGACTGTTGATGAAGAATGGAATTTTGATGATACCGAAAAGGAACCAAAGGTTTTACCAGCACGTTTTCCTAACTTATTAGTTAACGGTGCAACTGGTATTTCTGCCGGTTATGCGACAGAGATTCCACCACATAACTTAGGCGAAGTCATTGATGCCACAATCAAGATGATTGATAAGCCGGATGTTACTTTGGAAGAACTCATGCAAATCGTTAAGGGTCCTGATTTTCCAACTGGTGGTATCTTACAGGGTAAAGATGGTATCAGGGATGCTTACCGTACTGGTCGTGGAAAGGTCTACTTGAGATCTAAGACCAATATTCAAGAGCTACGTGGTCACAAGTCACAAATCGTGATTACTGAAATCCCTTATGAAGTTAATAAAGCACTGTTAGTTAAAAAGATGGATGAAATGCGTGTCTTGAAGCGTGTTGATGGTATCGCTGAAGTTCGTGATGAAAGTGACCGTCAAGGATTGTCGATTGTTGTTGAATTGAAGCGGGATGTAGACGCCAATGGTATTCTAAATTACCTCTTCAAAAACACCGATTTGCAGATTTCTTACAACTTTAACATGGTTGCCATTGCTGACATGCGTCCTCAACAGGTCGGTTTAGTTCAAATCCTGAAGGAATATATTAAACACCAAGAAGACGTCGTCTTACGTCGTAGTCAATTTGATATGGCTAAAGCTAAGAAACGTTTGCACATTGTTGAAGGTTTGATCAAGGCTTTGTCAATTCTTGATAAAGTGATTAAGACTATCCGTGGTAGTAAGAACAAGTCTGATGCCAAGAATAATTTGGTAAAGGAATATCAATTTACCGAAGAACAAGCAGAAGCCATTGTTTCCTTACAGCTTTATCGTTTAACTAATACTGACGTTACTGATTTGCAAAAAGAAGATAAAGGCCTCAGAAGCCAAATCACATCATTGAACAAAATCATTGATGATCACGCTACTTTGATGAAAGTTATTAAAAAAGAAATCAAAGAAGTTCGTGACAACTATGCCGATAACCGTCGGACTAAGATTGAGGATAAGGTTCAAGAAATTGAAGTTGATACTCGTGTCATGGTTGCCAGTGAAGATGTTCGTTTGCTCGTCAGTCATGATGGTTATGTTAAACGTAGTAGCTTGCGTTCTTATCAAGCATCTACGGGCGATAATAACGGTCTAAAGGATGAAGATTATCCAATCATTGATCAAAACGTCAATACATTGGATCACCTGTTTATCTTTACTGACAAAGGTAATTTAATCTATCGCCAAATCTTTGAAATTGAAGATAGTCGTTGGAAAGATATGGGTTCGCATTTATCCCAAGAGATTGGTTTGGATGCTGACGAGTCAATTCTAAAAGCCTTTGTCTTCAAGGACTTGAAAGAGACTGGTAATTTCTTAGCTGCTACAGCTGAGAATTACATCAAACAAGTTGCTTTCAGTGATCTTTTGCCAGGACGGACATACAAGTCTCGTGCTTCGAAGTATTGCAAGTTAAAGAGTGCTGATGCTCGAGTAATGAATGTTTATTATGTTCCAAAGGACGCAAGCAACTTGATTTATGTCTTTACAAAACATTCATATGCCTCAGCCTTTCCAATCACAGAAGTACCAGTTGTCAGTGGTAAAGCCATTGGTGTTAAATTTGTCAGTCTCAAAGATGACGATGAAATTGCTGGTTACTTTATGGCAACAGATGAAAATGACAAGATTGCTGTTTTAACGCAACGTGGTTCATATAAACAAATGAAATTATCAGAAATTCCTGTTACAAGTCGTGCTCGTCGTGGTGTCTTGACGTTACGTGAGTTGAAACGTCAGCCACATCGCATCATGCTTGTAACTAATATTTCAAACGAAATGGATATTTCAATTATTACCGATACAAATAAAGAAATTGAGATTGATCGAGCAAGTCATCAGAGTACAGATCGCTATTCTAACGGATCCTTTATCATGGACCCAGCAACTGATGGTAATCCAGTGAGATTTGTGAAAGAAATTGAAGAAAAATAA
- a CDS encoding LysR family transcriptional regulator — MLDEKSRRVFSSKALNYFDELTKNMSYTKTAQLLGITQPALTQQIKKIERVVGAPLFYSVGKKIYLTDAGTSLLKATHQMFDLINNVTDHIQQASSEKSGTISIGLLSTAESIVIEDFIVEYNRINPNVVIDLNLLTRKELWDNIQNNQIDMAIMYLPDKNIKSWKIYKSKKIISDNIMLIHNNEKFSRKESVCYKDAISKPWATYLKTYYFSELLRERLRDALVDSPQVVARFSSPYQLLKFAQESEDVYTVLPLSFCIAHRSMFKLYQTPLEPAISSDLSFVYREDKEKIPRIEEFLSEWDNFLDKVSYIDRLKSSR, encoded by the coding sequence TTGCTGGACGAAAAATCAAGAAGGGTCTTTAGCTCCAAAGCTTTAAATTACTTTGACGAACTAACTAAAAATATGAGTTATACGAAAACGGCGCAATTATTGGGTATTACCCAGCCGGCTTTGACACAGCAGATTAAAAAAATCGAACGTGTCGTTGGTGCACCGTTGTTTTACAGTGTTGGTAAGAAAATCTATCTAACTGATGCTGGAACGTCACTACTCAAGGCAACACATCAAATGTTTGATTTGATCAATAATGTGACTGATCATATTCAACAAGCTTCTTCAGAAAAGAGCGGTACAATCAGCATTGGCTTACTTTCAACGGCTGAATCAATCGTAATTGAAGATTTCATTGTTGAATATAACCGTATCAATCCTAATGTTGTGATTGATCTGAACCTTTTGACACGTAAAGAACTCTGGGATAATATCCAAAATAACCAAATTGATATGGCTATCATGTATTTGCCTGATAAAAATATCAAGAGTTGGAAAATTTACAAGTCTAAAAAGATCATCAGTGATAATATTATGTTGATTCACAATAACGAGAAATTTAGTCGAAAAGAATCAGTCTGTTACAAGGATGCTATTAGTAAACCTTGGGCCACTTATCTGAAGACTTATTATTTTTCAGAGTTATTGCGAGAACGACTCAGGGATGCACTGGTTGATTCACCCCAAGTTGTTGCTAGATTCTCATCACCTTATCAACTTTTGAAGTTTGCACAAGAGTCAGAGGACGTTTATACAGTTCTACCATTGAGTTTTTGCATTGCGCACCGATCAATGTTTAAACTTTATCAAACACCACTTGAACCAGCCATATCAAGTGATTTATCATTTGTATATCGGGAAGACAAAGAGAAGATTCCACGAATTGAGGAATTCTTGAGTGAGTGGGATAACTTCTTAGATAAAGTAAGTTATATTGATCGTCTTAAATCTTCTAGATAA
- a CDS encoding manganese-dependent inorganic pyrophosphatase has translation MPKEKELVFGHKNPDTDAVSAAIAYSYLQNQLGFNTEAVALGEPNLETKFVYDHFNVKYPRIISAINGEVKKVMLVDHNERQQSVSDIDDVEVTHVVDHHRIANFETKLPLYYRAEPVGCVSTIIWKMYLEDDVEVPGQIAAIMASSIISDTLLLKSPTTTDEDRAALKSLSETAGIDYESYGLEMLKAGTNLDSKTTQELIDMDAKSFDMNGTSVRVAQVNTVDVNDTLKRESDFVKDIKAENDKNGYGLFVLLITNILTSDTTGIIIGADDAIAKFETALNTKVSDNKAALPGVVSRKKQVVPPLTEQFD, from the coding sequence ATGCCAAAGGAAAAAGAATTAGTATTTGGACACAAGAATCCTGATACAGATGCTGTTTCAGCAGCTATTGCTTATTCATATCTACAAAATCAATTAGGTTTTAACACAGAAGCCGTTGCTTTAGGTGAACCAAACCTAGAAACAAAGTTCGTTTACGATCACTTCAACGTTAAGTACCCACGTATCATCTCAGCTATCAATGGTGAAGTTAAAAAAGTTATGCTTGTTGACCACAATGAAAGACAACAAAGTGTTTCTGACATCGATGATGTTGAAGTTACACACGTTGTTGATCACCACCGTATTGCTAACTTTGAAACTAAATTGCCACTATATTACCGTGCTGAACCAGTTGGTTGTGTAAGTACAATTATCTGGAAGATGTACCTTGAAGATGATGTTGAAGTTCCTGGCCAAATTGCTGCTATCATGGCTTCATCAATCATTTCAGATACATTGCTATTGAAATCACCTACAACTACTGACGAAGATCGTGCTGCTTTGAAGAGCCTATCTGAAACTGCTGGTATCGACTACGAATCATATGGTCTTGAAATGTTGAAAGCTGGTACTAACTTAGACAGCAAGACAACTCAAGAACTTATTGACATGGATGCCAAGAGTTTTGATATGAATGGTACAAGTGTACGTGTTGCCCAAGTTAACACAGTTGATGTTAATGATACTTTGAAGCGCGAAAGCGACTTTGTTAAGGATATCAAGGCTGAAAATGACAAGAATGGTTACGGCTTGTTCGTACTCTTGATCACTAACATCCTTACAAGTGACACAACTGGTATTATTATCGGTGCAGATGACGCCATTGCTAAGTTTGAAACAGCTCTTAATACTAAGGTTTCAGACAACAAGGCTGCATTGCCTGGTGTTGTATCACGTAAGAAGCAAGTTGTTCCTCCACTAACAGAACAATTTGACTAA
- the rbsU gene encoding ribose/proton symporter RbsU, with amino-acid sequence MNALNLLIGLMPMIGWGLFPILTGKFGGKPVNQILGTTYGTLLFAIVVALVRQTPMLSGKAFLFTFLSGVFWSAGQILVFYAFAEMGVSRTMPVSTGFQLVGASLWSVIVLGEWATGNAKLIGFSAIILIIFGVWLTTYSEKKLPKEDGGMNAVKGVLLVACAEIGYLGYSAFPQAVSVSGFSAFLPQALGMAVVATVFAIATKGNRAEKPFKTKSSYTNIISGLFFAFAALTYLISARPSVNGLATGFILSQMNVVIATLGGIYILHEKKTKKEMGFILAGLVLVVIAGSVTTLL; translated from the coding sequence ATGAATGCATTAAATCTGTTAATTGGCCTTATGCCAATGATTGGATGGGGACTATTCCCAATCTTAACCGGTAAATTCGGCGGAAAGCCTGTTAACCAAATATTGGGAACAACGTATGGTACTTTGCTTTTTGCTATTGTCGTTGCCTTAGTTCGTCAGACACCAATGTTGTCCGGCAAAGCCTTTCTATTTACCTTCTTATCAGGTGTGTTCTGGTCAGCGGGTCAGATCCTAGTATTTTATGCTTTCGCGGAAATGGGAGTTTCCAGAACCATGCCAGTATCAACTGGCTTCCAATTAGTTGGAGCTTCACTTTGGAGTGTTATTGTCCTTGGGGAATGGGCAACAGGTAATGCTAAATTAATTGGTTTCTCAGCTATCATTTTGATTATCTTCGGTGTTTGGTTGACAACGTATAGCGAGAAGAAGTTGCCAAAAGAAGATGGCGGTATGAATGCTGTCAAAGGTGTGTTATTAGTTGCCTGTGCGGAAATTGGCTACCTTGGTTACTCAGCCTTCCCACAAGCAGTTAGCGTCAGTGGATTTTCTGCTTTCTTGCCACAAGCTCTAGGTATGGCAGTAGTTGCAACTGTCTTTGCAATTGCTACAAAAGGTAATCGTGCTGAAAAGCCATTTAAGACTAAGAGTTCATACACTAACATCATTAGTGGTTTATTCTTTGCTTTTGCGGCCTTGACATACTTGATTTCAGCTAGACCATCCGTTAATGGATTAGCAACAGGCTTTATCCTTTCACAGATGAACGTTGTTATTGCCACACTTGGTGGAATTTACATCTTGCATGAAAAGAAAACTAAAAAAGAAATGGGCTTTATCTTAGCTGGTTTAGTTCTAGTTGTAATTGCTGGTAGCGTTACGACTTTACTATAA
- a CDS encoding ABC transporter permease, producing MADQPLWRQLIFYFTHNGIYILQQFCRHFLISFYGVLIAVIIGIPLGIYIANHYKLGSFIISIANVIQTVPSLAMLSIIMLVLGLGPNTVIVTIFLYSLLPILKNTYTGMRNVDPHVIDSARGMGMTKIQLLYLVKLPLAMSVIMSGIRTAMVVAIGNTAIGSFVGAGGLGDLIIRGTNATDGAPLILAGALPTALMAVITDLLIGLLQKYFEPTNYMKK from the coding sequence ATGGCTGATCAGCCGCTATGGAGACAATTAATTTTTTATTTTACGCACAATGGAATATATATCCTACAACAGTTTTGTCGACATTTCTTAATTTCATTCTATGGTGTCCTAATTGCGGTCATAATTGGGATCCCGCTAGGAATATACATCGCTAATCATTATAAACTTGGCAGCTTCATTATTAGTATCGCCAACGTCATCCAAACAGTCCCTTCCCTAGCCATGTTATCAATTATCATGCTAGTGCTTGGCTTAGGACCTAATACCGTCATTGTCACGATTTTTCTATACTCATTACTACCTATCTTGAAAAATACTTACACGGGGATGCGCAATGTTGACCCCCATGTTATCGATTCTGCACGAGGTATGGGAATGACTAAAATACAGCTACTGTACTTAGTCAAACTGCCACTGGCCATGTCAGTTATCATGTCCGGTATTCGTACTGCGATGGTTGTTGCTATTGGTAATACAGCTATTGGTTCCTTCGTTGGAGCTGGTGGCTTAGGAGATTTAATCATCCGGGGGACTAACGCTACCGATGGTGCACCATTGATTCTTGCTGGTGCCTTACCTACTGCCTTAATGGCGGTTATTACCGATTTATTAATTGGCCTTTTGCAGAAATACTTTGAACCCACTAATTATATGAAGAAATAA
- a CDS encoding osmoprotectant ABC transporter substrate-binding protein, protein MKKTFKKVFTLISLMTMLFVSGCGWPGLGSGTKDTIRVASLSTTESMIMSEIIMELISHETDYHTEIVNNLGSNQLVHAALMRNNADIAAENFTGDELIATLKHKPIKNRTKANRTVKRLYKKEFDQTWFPTYGFANTYNMLVTQKIARKYNLHNISDLKKIAPNMNIGADNIWINRPDDGYPAFSDTYGFTFKRVYPMQVGLVYSAVAAGKMSAVLGYSTDGRIKSYNLKILPDNKHFFPPYDTSMVVNNSLLRKHPELKPLLHRLDGKISLSQMQTMNYEVDNNLREPADVAHEFLQKNNYFRGEK, encoded by the coding sequence ATGAAGAAAACATTTAAAAAAGTCTTTACCCTCATATCGCTCATGACCATGTTGTTTGTTTCTGGTTGTGGATGGCCCGGATTAGGCTCTGGCACAAAAGATACTATTCGTGTAGCTAGCCTTTCAACCACGGAATCGATGATTATGTCCGAAATAATCATGGAACTTATTTCACACGAAACTGACTACCATACTGAAATCGTCAATAATCTAGGTTCCAATCAATTAGTCCATGCTGCTTTAATGCGTAATAACGCTGATATCGCTGCTGAAAACTTTACTGGTGATGAGTTAATTGCCACTTTGAAACATAAGCCAATCAAGAATCGGACGAAAGCTAATCGAACCGTTAAACGATTATATAAAAAAGAATTCGATCAAACTTGGTTTCCAACGTATGGATTTGCCAATACGTATAATATGTTGGTAACGCAAAAAATTGCTCGAAAATATAACTTACATAATATCAGTGATTTGAAAAAGATTGCTCCAAACATGAATATCGGTGCTGATAACATTTGGATAAATCGTCCTGATGATGGTTATCCAGCTTTCTCTGACACTTATGGATTCACTTTCAAGCGAGTTTATCCAATGCAAGTTGGACTAGTGTATTCAGCCGTTGCTGCTGGTAAGATGTCGGCTGTTCTGGGATATTCCACCGATGGTCGTATCAAGAGTTACAACTTGAAGATACTTCCTGACAACAAGCATTTCTTCCCACCATATGACACTAGTATGGTCGTCAATAATAGCTTGTTACGTAAACATCCTGAACTAAAACCTTTACTTCATCGTTTGGACGGCAAGATTTCTCTATCTCAAATGCAAACGATGAATTACGAAGTCGATAATAATCTCCGAGAACCGGCAGATGTCGCTCATGAATTCTTACAAAAAAACAACTATTTCAGAGGTGAAAAATAA
- a CDS encoding ABC transporter permease, whose amino-acid sequence MITFLNQHGSELIIKTWEQIYISAFAIILGIIVAVPLGIILTRYDKTAKYVMSISGMLQTIPSLALLALMIPIFGIGKVPAIVALFIYSLLPILRNTYIGMKKVNKNLLDAARGLGMTTMQSIFKVEIPMSMPIIMSGIRLSTVYVISWSTLASYIGAGGLGDFIFNGLNLYNPSLIIGGTIPVTILAILADYLLGLFEKRVTPKTKRSEV is encoded by the coding sequence ATGATTACCTTTCTGAACCAGCATGGCTCTGAATTAATAATCAAAACCTGGGAACAAATTTATATCTCAGCTTTCGCCATTATCCTCGGAATTATTGTTGCGGTTCCTCTTGGCATTATCTTGACTCGCTACGACAAAACAGCTAAGTATGTCATGTCTATCTCAGGGATGCTCCAAACGATTCCTTCCTTAGCATTGCTAGCTTTGATGATTCCAATCTTTGGTATCGGAAAAGTTCCAGCCATTGTGGCCCTATTCATCTACTCATTGTTGCCAATTTTACGTAATACTTATATTGGTATGAAAAAGGTCAACAAGAATCTTTTAGACGCTGCCAGAGGCCTAGGAATGACCACGATGCAGTCCATTTTTAAAGTTGAAATCCCTATGTCCATGCCTATTATAATGTCTGGTATCAGGCTCTCAACTGTTTATGTAATTTCTTGGTCTACTTTGGCATCATACATCGGTGCCGGTGGATTAGGTGATTTCATCTTTAACGGACTAAATCTTTACAACCCTAGCCTTATCATTGGTGGTACAATTCCAGTTACCATTTTGGCGATTCTTGCCGATTATCTATTAGGATTATTCGAAAAAAGAGTTACACCAAAAACTAAACGTAGTGAGGTGTAA
- a CDS encoding betaine/proline/choline family ABC transporter ATP-binding protein (Members of the family are the ATP-binding subunit of ABC transporters for substrates such as betaine, L-proline or other amino acids, choline, carnitine, etc. The substrate specificity is best determined from the substrate-binding subunit, rather than this subunit, as it interacts with the permease subunit and not with substrate directly.) encodes MQTAKEIISFQDVAKNYRGGNDAVENINITINEGEFVCLIGTSGSGKTTTMRMINRMIEPSRGKIIFKGKNLKSYDPVKLRRTIGYVIQNNGLMPHMTIKDNITLVPKLLKWPQAKMDRKAKELIKLAELPESYLERYPAELSGGQQQRIGVVRALAADQDIILMDEPFGALDPITRDDLQELVKHLQEELGKTIIFVTHDMDEALKLATHIVIMDSGNIIQDDTPDNILQHPASDFVKDLLGEERLLQAQQNTLSVSDIMSKDPAKITLGQSLAEAIREMSVKHTDTLLVTDDNNKLKGYIDLETINDRYSKYSNVSDIYLPNRFKVKTTSYLRDTSEHILKQGYKYVPVIDDDNNLIGIVTRASLVNIIYDAIWGSEELDNPEGIKLPDSIAKESDNA; translated from the coding sequence ATGCAGACCGCGAAAGAAATAATTTCATTTCAAGATGTAGCAAAAAATTACCGTGGCGGCAATGATGCCGTCGAGAATATAAATATAACGATTAATGAGGGGGAATTCGTCTGTCTAATTGGGACATCTGGTTCCGGAAAAACTACAACGATGAGAATGATCAATCGCATGATAGAACCTAGTCGTGGAAAGATTATTTTTAAGGGCAAAAATCTTAAATCATATGACCCAGTTAAATTACGTCGCACTATCGGTTATGTTATTCAAAATAATGGACTAATGCCTCACATGACCATCAAAGATAATATTACTTTGGTTCCTAAACTACTTAAGTGGCCACAGGCTAAAATGGATCGTAAGGCAAAAGAATTAATTAAACTGGCTGAGTTGCCAGAAAGCTATTTAGAACGTTATCCAGCTGAACTATCTGGTGGGCAGCAGCAAAGAATTGGTGTTGTCAGAGCTCTAGCAGCTGATCAAGATATCATTTTAATGGATGAACCATTTGGTGCCCTTGATCCTATCACTAGAGATGATCTACAAGAACTGGTCAAACACCTTCAAGAAGAACTTGGTAAGACGATTATCTTCGTTACCCACGATATGGATGAAGCTTTAAAGCTTGCTACCCACATTGTTATTATGGATAGCGGCAATATCATTCAAGATGATACACCGGATAATATCTTACAGCATCCCGCTTCTGACTTTGTCAAAGACCTATTAGGTGAGGAGCGTTTACTCCAAGCTCAACAAAATACTCTTTCAGTCAGTGACATCATGTCGAAAGATCCAGCAAAGATTACTCTTGGTCAATCATTAGCTGAAGCAATTCGTGAAATGAGTGTCAAACATACCGATACCCTATTAGTTACGGATGATAATAACAAGCTCAAGGGATATATCGATCTAGAGACCATAAACGACCGCTACTCAAAATATTCGAACGTCTCGGACATTTACCTACCAAATCGTTTTAAGGTCAAGACAACGTCATATCTGCGTGATACAAGTGAACATATTTTGAAGCAAGGATACAAATATGTCCCTGTAATCGACGATGACAACAATTTAATTGGAATCGTTACCCGAGCCTCACTAGTCAATATCATTTATGACGCCATCTGGGGTAGTGAAGAATTAGATAATCCTGAAGGTATCAAACTACCTGATTCAATTGCAAAGGAGAGTGATAATGCATGA
- a CDS encoding TIGR00730 family Rossman fold protein — translation MENIAVYCGAATGNDEIYSLGAKKLGQWIVENNYGLTYGGGRYGLMGIVANSVLENDGYVHGIITKELANRELSHNTLSKLDIVSDMSQRKQAMLDDSVANIALPGGPGTLEEISEAFSWTIVGDSTNPCIFYNVDHYYDELASFFDSMTAKGFMEESTRKTLLFSDSLPEIGKFIKAYTPPTLRNYTK, via the coding sequence ATGGAAAATATTGCAGTTTATTGTGGTGCAGCCACAGGTAATGATGAAATTTATTCACTCGGTGCTAAAAAATTGGGCCAATGGATTGTTGAAAATAACTATGGATTAACATATGGTGGCGGTCGTTACGGATTAATGGGCATTGTTGCTAATAGTGTTTTAGAAAATGACGGCTACGTTCACGGTATTATTACTAAAGAATTAGCCAATCGTGAGCTTTCACATAATACCCTATCCAAATTGGATATCGTCTCTGACATGTCACAACGTAAACAAGCTATGTTGGATGATTCAGTCGCTAATATTGCCTTGCCAGGTGGTCCTGGAACCTTGGAAGAAATCTCTGAAGCCTTCTCCTGGACGATCGTTGGCGATAGTACCAATCCATGTATTTTCTACAATGTTGACCACTATTATGACGAATTGGCAAGTTTCTTCGACTCCATGACGGCTAAAGGCTTCATGGAAGAAAGTACCCGTAAAACTTTGCTATTCAGCGATTCTTTGCCTGAAATTGGTAAATTTATTAAAGCTTATACGCCACCAACATTAAGAAACTACACCAAATAA
- a CDS encoding site-specific integrase: MVKIPYLTGFDAYLKTRHISPKAHTEYMNSLTDFFNYTIQHNDDYKITEDIKDVHEMDVHLFKDFMIENLQLSASTINKVISNLNVYFKYLFSVKKTPEIPTLNVNSVTVPKQSDFPVAVFLKLSDYLKSDLSIYTRLLILIIAKGFNYKEAMAPDFYHKFNQIQFNEDEEQFLNLYKTYIEPYRSYWNNDNLFLSRNRGANTPLLTVPAIHRDLKRDSEATNLDLAPKKLYTTFILLALSTHDLSADQQRALDALDTPSLMYYRRLKRETNFDI; the protein is encoded by the coding sequence ATGGTAAAGATTCCTTACTTAACTGGTTTTGACGCATACTTGAAGACCAGACACATTTCACCCAAGGCACATACAGAATATATGAACTCCTTGACTGATTTTTTTAACTACACGATTCAACACAATGACGACTATAAAATCACCGAGGATATCAAAGATGTTCACGAGATGGACGTGCATTTATTTAAAGATTTTATGATTGAGAACCTGCAATTATCAGCCAGTACAATCAATAAAGTCATCAGTAATCTCAACGTCTACTTCAAATACCTCTTCAGCGTTAAGAAAACACCCGAGATTCCCACTTTAAACGTCAACAGTGTCACTGTACCGAAGCAATCGGACTTCCCTGTAGCGGTCTTTTTAAAGCTCTCGGACTATTTAAAGTCTGACCTCAGTATCTACACCCGCTTACTGATTCTTATCATCGCCAAAGGTTTTAACTATAAAGAAGCCATGGCCCCCGATTTTTATCATAAATTCAACCAGATACAATTTAACGAAGATGAAGAACAGTTCTTAAATTTATACAAAACATACATCGAACCATATCGCTCATATTGGAATAATGATAATCTATTTTTAAGTCGTAATCGCGGAGCAAACACACCTTTGCTGACTGTACCAGCTATTCATCGTGACCTGAAGCGAGATAGTGAGGCAACTAATTTGGACTTAGCGCCCAAGAAGCTCTACACAACCTTTATCCTCTTGGCTTTAAGTACACATGACTTATCTGCTGATCAGCAACGTGCACTCGATGCGTTAGATACACCTTCGTTGATGTATTACCGTCGTCTAAAGCGTGAGACAAATTTTGATATATAA